From Synchiropus splendidus isolate RoL2022-P1 chromosome 10, RoL_Sspl_1.0, whole genome shotgun sequence, the proteins below share one genomic window:
- the frmpd4 gene encoding FERM and PDZ domain-containing protein 4 isoform X2: protein MRRDPVLGFGFVAGSEKPVVVRSVTPGGPSEGKLIAGDEIIMINDEAVSTAPRERVIDLVRSCKESILLTVVQPYPSPKSAFISAAKKAKLKTNPVKVRFAEEVIINGQVPDTVKDNSLLFMPNVLKVYLENGQTKSFKFDSNTSIKDVILTLQEKLSIKSIEHFSLMLEQRAEGSASKLMLLHEQEMLTQVTQRPGSHKMKCFFRITFVPKDPLELLRRDAVAFEYLYVQSCNDVVLERFGSELKYDTALRLAALQMYILTINTKQSQKVSLKYIEKEWGLALFLPPAVLSSMKEKNIKKALTHILKTNQNLVPPGKKLTALQAKVHYLKYLSDLRLYGGRVFKSTLIQGEKHTEVTLLVGPKYGISHVINTKTNLVALLADFSHVNRIEMYTEDENRVRVELHVLDVKPITLLMQSVDAMNLACLTAGYYRLLVDSRRSIFNMSKTADGQATKLKQNYQPIECTYSTPHKGYEDRTSQRCSQEFSDQEGEYPDCGRYDGQSVYISEIHQPQHSIHMAKRADCCRAACSQTYLNVPRTNPQDFASSAKVSFIFGDPSLDTVNPQNLGYQRLMDDSSEIIDHHSPMYRRLEEDFKMMDAIEDGYPYSTKIFGPAECIEEPLLHDICYAETTDDAEDDDDISCEEDLVMSDIDKPTLLSLSGSSDDIIDLTSLPPPPEGADNEEDNDVLLDSLNLAIAAPPPGFRDSSDEDEQPGVGKQGPQGACDVIPVSLIDSVPTHRAEGPVEPLDTAMVSTLQALEALAASEDQSPAQSESSPGVEISRAFSPESSDSGNETNSSEMTESSELAAAQRHSDNHLRMSSCMAEGYQGHEERSDARSERGAKTVKQNQEDPKSSAVAPSQLCHSDGGEMEPETMEIKSVSEYFTKMHMSSMMSRQRGKQREPESRIHRDSSDRSHGTCQDMAREEPPHLVGKYNAFTVRDAYYMNQLDLGRTHFKERHQKWQQREPVNKMERENPAPECVNESQASHTNRLTVRGEKQDSEDGSQQLHAHLHSPAKGQAPAEADDTSQQDGEQQKVRIPHSDQEATRLYDYHVNKRMSSIQSEGVHSLQSSQCSSIDAGCSTGSSSCVTPMDSPLCTTDNMHVLSESSLKGLAYATAEEKTGKAGHVIDPTLLRKIHAVTSAEPSMAREGTHKKMKETTAWTQLKKVGEESSLARCNETTATAMSPSSLRSSTQPSGQTVAGPEPDRRGIDLPASKSSCDLMAGSLRRPCKSRTLRRTWSTIMPGTRSLESLLDKTKATLAGREEGQKVSAKDASKVQKIFSAKALAQSSFQASITFDPSSVRPREGPSAALPQSRLDGAERRRHRPFNCWFTRSKKNSDDKSRERKSTVHSSGEETSVAGKGAATSGMSLEDRLSRVNSMKGKTYSLQTGFALAQSDALEIMNLVRCSVVPRGQGSGVDEDVTQLLISQAKMLSNSCSQMAVEYRSPEELLLTLTHSFHTLCCLAQACMSLLEGLGVESERRQAVAMVDEVVVNYVCLLKAAEEAAVVSPSDQSVSALTRHSATTSTILNSLTHFVTTMLSK from the exons ATGAGACGAGACCCGGTGCTGGGCTTTGGCTTCGTCGCAGGAAGTGAGAAACCAGTCGTGGTGCGTTCAGTGACCCCAG GGGGTCCCTCGGAAGGTAAGCTGATCGCGGGGGACGAGATCATCATGATAAATGATGAGGCAGTCAGCACGGCGCCCAGGGAGAGGGTGATCGACCTCGTCAG GAGCTGCAAGGAGTCCATCCTGTTGACCGTGGTCCAGCCCTATCCA TCGCCCAAATCGGCCTTCATCAGCGCCGCCAAAAAGGCCAAACTAAAGACCAATCCCGTGAAAGTCCGCTTCGCCGAGGAGGTTATCATCAACGGCCAAGTCCCT GACACAGTGAAGGACAATTCCCTCCTGTTCATGCCAAACGTTCTGAAGGTGTACCTGGAGAACGGGCAGACCAAATCATTTAAGTTTGACAGCAACACATCCATTAAG GACGTGATCCTGACGCTGCAAGAAAAGCTGTCCATTAAAAGCATTGAGCACTTCTCCCTCATGCTGGAGCAGAGAGCCGAGGGATCGGCCAGCAAACTCATGCTGCTGCATGAACAGGAAATGCTAACTCAG GTGACCCAGAGGCCCGGCTCTCATAAGATGAAGTGCTTTTTCAGAATAACTTTCGTCCCAAAGGATCCTTTAGAACTGCTCAGGAGAGACGCCGTGGCGTTCGAGTACCTCTACGTCCAG agTTGTAACGATGTGGTGCTGGAGAGATTCGGGTCAGAGCTGAAATATGACACGGCTCTCCGTCTGGCTGCCCTGCAAATGTACATTCTTACCATCAACACCAAGCAGTCCCAGAAAGTTTCCCTCAAATATATTGA GAAGGAGTGGGGCTTGGCGTTgttcctgcctcctgctgtgctgTCGAGCATGAAGGAGAAGAACATCAAAAAGGCTCTTACTCACATCCTCAAAACCAACCAGAACCTGGTGCCACCGGGAAAAAAG CTCACGGCCTTGCAAGCAAAGGTCCATTATCTGAAGTATCTGAGTGACCTGAGGCTGTACGGAGGCAGAGTCTTCAAGTCCACACTCATA CAAGGAGAAAAGCACACGGAGGTGACCTTGCTGGTGGGGCCCAAATACGGCATCAGTCATGTGATCAACACCAAAACAAATCTGGTGGCACTTCTTGCCGACTTCAGCCACGTGAACAGGATTGAGATGTACACAGAGGACGAGAACCGAGTCCGGGTGGAGCTCCATGTCCTGGATGTGAAG CCCATCACTCTCCTAATGCAATCTGTGGACGCCATGAATCTGGCCTGTCTGACCGCGGGCTACTACAGACTACTGGTGGACTCTCGGCGATCCATTTTCAACATGTCAAAGACTGCAGATG GCCAAGCCACAAAACTAAAGCAGAACTACCAACCCATCGAGTGCACGTACAGCACCCCGCACAAGGGCTACGAAGACAGAACCAGCCAGAGGTGCAGTCAGGAATTCTCGGACCAGGAGGGGGAATATCCCGACTGCGGGCGGTACGACGGCCAGTCTGTCTACATCTCCGAGATCCACCAGCCTCAGCACTCCATTCATATGGCCAAGAGAGCAGACTGCTGTCGGGCTGCCTGCTCCCAAACGTACCTCAATGTTCCACGAACCAATCCCCAAGACTTTGCTAGCAGTGCAAAGGTCTCCTTCATATTTGGAGATCCTTCTTTGGACACTGTAAACCCCCAGAATCTGGGCTATCAGAGACTGATGGACGACAGCTCCGAGATCATTGACCATCACAGCCCCATGTACAGGCGTCTGGAGGAGGACTTCAAGATGATGGACGCCATAGAGGACGGGTATCCGTACTCCACTAAAATCTTTGGTCCTGCCGAATGCATCGAGGAGCCGCTTCTGCACGACATCTGCTACGCAGAGACCACGGACGACGCGGAGGACGATGATGACATCAGCTGCGAGGAAGACCTGGTCATGAGTGACATCGATAAGCCAACCTTGTTGTCGCTGTCTGGGtcgagtgatgacatcatcgacTTGACATCACTTCCCCCGCCTCCGGAGGGTGCAGATAACGAGGAGGACAACGATGTCCTCCTGGATTCTCTGAACTTGGCCATCGCCGCCCCTCCCCCAGGATTCAGGGACAGTTCCGACGAAGACGAGCAGCCGGGGGTCGGCAAACAAGGGCCCCAGGGGGCCTGCGACGTTATCCCTGTGTCGCTCATTGATTCGGTGCCCACCCACCGTGCAGAGGGACCTGTGGAGCCGCTGGACACGGCAATGGTGTCCACTTTGCAGGCTCTAGAAGCTCTTGCTGCGTCCGAAGACCAGAGCCCGGCACAGTCGGAGAGCAGCCCAG GTGTAGAAATATCAAGAGCATTCAGTCCCGAGTCGTCAGATTCTggaaatgaaacaaactcgTCTGAGATGACAGAGAGCTCAGAGCTGGCCGCCGCCCAGCGTCACTCCGATAACCACCTGAGGATGAGTTCCTGCATGGCGGAGGGATACCAAGGACACGAGGAGAGGTCGGATGCCAGGAGCGAGCGTGGTGCCAAGACTGTTAAGCAGAACCAAGAGGACCCCAAATCCTCTGCTGTCGCCCCGTCCCAGCTTTGCCACTCAGACGGTGGCGAGATGGAACCGGAAACGATGGAGATCAAATCAGTCAGTGAATACTTCACGAAGATGCACATGAGCTCCATGATGAGTCGGCAGAGAGGGAAGCAGAGGGAGCCGGAGAGCAGGATCCACCGAGACTCCTCAGACAGGTCACATGGGACCTGTCAGGACATGGCGAGAGAGGAACCGCCTCATCTTGTCGGGAAGTATAATGCCTTCACTGTGAGAGACGCCTACTACATGAACCAGCTGGATTTGGGCCGAACTCACTTCAAAGAGAGACATCAAAAATGGCAGCAGCGAGAGCCGGTGAACAAAATGGAGAGAGAGAATCCTGCTCCAGAATGTGTGAACGAGTCACAAGCTTCCCACACAAACAGGTTGACAGTGAGGGGGGAGAAGCAGGACTCGGAGGATGGGAGCCAGCAGCTACATGCACATCTCCACTCCCCAGCCAAAGGACAAGCGCCCGCTGAGGCAGATGACACCTCGCAACAGGATGGCGAGCAGCAGAAAGTCCGAATCCCCCACTCAGATCAAGAGGCCACGCGGTTGTACGATTATCATGTGAACAAACGTATGTCATCCATCCAGAGTGAGGGCGTGCATTCACTACAGAGCTCACAGTGCTCCTCCATAGACGCCGGTTGTAGCACTGGCAGTAGCAGCTGTGTGACACCGATGGACTCGCCCCTGTGCACCACCGACAACATGCATGTGCTGTCAGAGTCGTCGCTGAAGGGGCTGGCTTACGCCAcggctgaggagaagacaggcaAAGCCGGCCACGTCATCGACCCCACATTGTTGAGGAAGATCCACGCTGTCACCAGTGCCGAGCCGTCGATGGCACGGGAAGGGACCCACAAAAAGATGAAGGAAACCACAG CTTGGACACAGCTGAAGAAGGTTGGGGAAGAGTCATCCTTAGCTCGCTGTAATGAGACCACCGCCACAGCCATGTCACCATCCTCATTACGAAGTAGCACACAGCCCAGCGGCCAAACAGTGGCTGGACCCGAGCCTGACCGACGAGGCATAGACCTCCCCGCAAGCAAATCTTCCTGTGATCTCATGGCCGGCAGCCTCAGGAGGCCTTGCAAGAGCCGCACTCTCAGGAGGACTTGGAGCACCATCATGCCAGGAACCAGAAGCCTGGAGTCACTGTTAGATAAGACCAAAGCTACTCTAGCCGGGCGAGAAGAAGGTCAGAAAGTGTCAGCTAAAGATGCCTCCAAAGTTCAGAAGATATTCTCTGCCAAGGCTTTAGCCCAGAGTTCATTCCAAGCTTCGATCACCTTTGACCCATCAAGTGTGAGGCCGAGAGAGGGGCCTTCTGCTGCCCTGCCACAGTCGAGGTTGGACGGAGCTGAGCGTAGGCGCCATAGGCCCTTCAATTGCTGGTTCACACGGAGCAAAAAAAATTCTGACGACAAAAGCAGAGAGCGAAAATCCACCGTCCACAGCAGCGGGGAGGAAACGAGCGTGGCCGGAAAAGGTGCGGCGACCAGCGGCATGAGCTTGGAAGACAGGCTGTCACGTGTTAACTCCATGAAGGGGAAAACCTACAGCCTACAGACAGGATTTGCACTTGCACAGAGCGATGCCTTAGAGATCATGAACTTGGTGCGCTGCAGTGTCGTGCccaggggtcaggggtcaggggTCGACGAAGACGTCACGCAGCTGCTCATCTCACAGGCCAAAATGTTGAGCAACTCCTGCAGTCAGATGGCTGTGGAGTATCGAAGCCCGGAGGAGTTGCTGCTCACTCTGACGCACAGCTTCCACACACTCTGTTGCCTCGCACAAGCCTGCATGTCACTTTTGGAAGGCCTGGGCGTGGAGAGCGAGCGGCGCCAGGCGGTCGCCATGGTGGACGAGGTGGTCGTCAACTATGTGTGTCTGCTGAAAGCTGCAGAAGAGGCTGCAGTGGTGTCCCCCAGCGATCAGAGTGTGAGCGCCTTGACTCGCCACTCAGCCACCACGTCCACTATTCtaaactcactcactcactttgtGACAACGATGCTCAGCAAATAA
- the frmpd4 gene encoding FERM and PDZ domain-containing protein 4 isoform X1 encodes MDLQDHSEELPLHGSSDEEPESHRTKSSGWPPPSGTWNASQGPPNGWDVGSNREGRDCYMNHVSQSNSLEEVRLDGDKFVPPAPRKVEMRRDPVLGFGFVAGSEKPVVVRSVTPGGPSEGKLIAGDEIIMINDEAVSTAPRERVIDLVRSCKESILLTVVQPYPSPKSAFISAAKKAKLKTNPVKVRFAEEVIINGQVPDTVKDNSLLFMPNVLKVYLENGQTKSFKFDSNTSIKDVILTLQEKLSIKSIEHFSLMLEQRAEGSASKLMLLHEQEMLTQVTQRPGSHKMKCFFRITFVPKDPLELLRRDAVAFEYLYVQSCNDVVLERFGSELKYDTALRLAALQMYILTINTKQSQKVSLKYIEKEWGLALFLPPAVLSSMKEKNIKKALTHILKTNQNLVPPGKKLTALQAKVHYLKYLSDLRLYGGRVFKSTLIQGEKHTEVTLLVGPKYGISHVINTKTNLVALLADFSHVNRIEMYTEDENRVRVELHVLDVKPITLLMQSVDAMNLACLTAGYYRLLVDSRRSIFNMSKTADGQATKLKQNYQPIECTYSTPHKGYEDRTSQRCSQEFSDQEGEYPDCGRYDGQSVYISEIHQPQHSIHMAKRADCCRAACSQTYLNVPRTNPQDFASSAKVSFIFGDPSLDTVNPQNLGYQRLMDDSSEIIDHHSPMYRRLEEDFKMMDAIEDGYPYSTKIFGPAECIEEPLLHDICYAETTDDAEDDDDISCEEDLVMSDIDKPTLLSLSGSSDDIIDLTSLPPPPEGADNEEDNDVLLDSLNLAIAAPPPGFRDSSDEDEQPGVGKQGPQGACDVIPVSLIDSVPTHRAEGPVEPLDTAMVSTLQALEALAASEDQSPAQSESSPGVEISRAFSPESSDSGNETNSSEMTESSELAAAQRHSDNHLRMSSCMAEGYQGHEERSDARSERGAKTVKQNQEDPKSSAVAPSQLCHSDGGEMEPETMEIKSVSEYFTKMHMSSMMSRQRGKQREPESRIHRDSSDRSHGTCQDMAREEPPHLVGKYNAFTVRDAYYMNQLDLGRTHFKERHQKWQQREPVNKMERENPAPECVNESQASHTNRLTVRGEKQDSEDGSQQLHAHLHSPAKGQAPAEADDTSQQDGEQQKVRIPHSDQEATRLYDYHVNKRMSSIQSEGVHSLQSSQCSSIDAGCSTGSSSCVTPMDSPLCTTDNMHVLSESSLKGLAYATAEEKTGKAGHVIDPTLLRKIHAVTSAEPSMAREGTHKKMKETTAWTQLKKVGEESSLARCNETTATAMSPSSLRSSTQPSGQTVAGPEPDRRGIDLPASKSSCDLMAGSLRRPCKSRTLRRTWSTIMPGTRSLESLLDKTKATLAGREEGQKVSAKDASKVQKIFSAKALAQSSFQASITFDPSSVRPREGPSAALPQSRLDGAERRRHRPFNCWFTRSKKNSDDKSRERKSTVHSSGEETSVAGKGAATSGMSLEDRLSRVNSMKGKTYSLQTGFALAQSDALEIMNLVRCSVVPRGQGSGVDEDVTQLLISQAKMLSNSCSQMAVEYRSPEELLLTLTHSFHTLCCLAQACMSLLEGLGVESERRQAVAMVDEVVVNYVCLLKAAEEAAVVSPSDQSVSALTRHSATTSTILNSLTHFVTTMLSK; translated from the exons CCACAGGACCAAATCGTCAGGTTGGCCGCCACCTTCAGGGACCTGGAACGCCTCGCAGGGACCGCCCAACGGATGGGACGTGGGCTCCAATAGAGAGGGGCGCGACTGCTACATGAA TCACGTCTCTCAGAGCAACTCCCTGGAGGAGGTTCGTCTCGATGGAGACAAGTTTGTGCCCCCAGCACCCCGGAAGGTGGAGATGAGACGAGACCCGGTGCTGGGCTTTGGCTTCGTCGCAGGAAGTGAGAAACCAGTCGTGGTGCGTTCAGTGACCCCAG GGGGTCCCTCGGAAGGTAAGCTGATCGCGGGGGACGAGATCATCATGATAAATGATGAGGCAGTCAGCACGGCGCCCAGGGAGAGGGTGATCGACCTCGTCAG GAGCTGCAAGGAGTCCATCCTGTTGACCGTGGTCCAGCCCTATCCA TCGCCCAAATCGGCCTTCATCAGCGCCGCCAAAAAGGCCAAACTAAAGACCAATCCCGTGAAAGTCCGCTTCGCCGAGGAGGTTATCATCAACGGCCAAGTCCCT GACACAGTGAAGGACAATTCCCTCCTGTTCATGCCAAACGTTCTGAAGGTGTACCTGGAGAACGGGCAGACCAAATCATTTAAGTTTGACAGCAACACATCCATTAAG GACGTGATCCTGACGCTGCAAGAAAAGCTGTCCATTAAAAGCATTGAGCACTTCTCCCTCATGCTGGAGCAGAGAGCCGAGGGATCGGCCAGCAAACTCATGCTGCTGCATGAACAGGAAATGCTAACTCAG GTGACCCAGAGGCCCGGCTCTCATAAGATGAAGTGCTTTTTCAGAATAACTTTCGTCCCAAAGGATCCTTTAGAACTGCTCAGGAGAGACGCCGTGGCGTTCGAGTACCTCTACGTCCAG agTTGTAACGATGTGGTGCTGGAGAGATTCGGGTCAGAGCTGAAATATGACACGGCTCTCCGTCTGGCTGCCCTGCAAATGTACATTCTTACCATCAACACCAAGCAGTCCCAGAAAGTTTCCCTCAAATATATTGA GAAGGAGTGGGGCTTGGCGTTgttcctgcctcctgctgtgctgTCGAGCATGAAGGAGAAGAACATCAAAAAGGCTCTTACTCACATCCTCAAAACCAACCAGAACCTGGTGCCACCGGGAAAAAAG CTCACGGCCTTGCAAGCAAAGGTCCATTATCTGAAGTATCTGAGTGACCTGAGGCTGTACGGAGGCAGAGTCTTCAAGTCCACACTCATA CAAGGAGAAAAGCACACGGAGGTGACCTTGCTGGTGGGGCCCAAATACGGCATCAGTCATGTGATCAACACCAAAACAAATCTGGTGGCACTTCTTGCCGACTTCAGCCACGTGAACAGGATTGAGATGTACACAGAGGACGAGAACCGAGTCCGGGTGGAGCTCCATGTCCTGGATGTGAAG CCCATCACTCTCCTAATGCAATCTGTGGACGCCATGAATCTGGCCTGTCTGACCGCGGGCTACTACAGACTACTGGTGGACTCTCGGCGATCCATTTTCAACATGTCAAAGACTGCAGATG GCCAAGCCACAAAACTAAAGCAGAACTACCAACCCATCGAGTGCACGTACAGCACCCCGCACAAGGGCTACGAAGACAGAACCAGCCAGAGGTGCAGTCAGGAATTCTCGGACCAGGAGGGGGAATATCCCGACTGCGGGCGGTACGACGGCCAGTCTGTCTACATCTCCGAGATCCACCAGCCTCAGCACTCCATTCATATGGCCAAGAGAGCAGACTGCTGTCGGGCTGCCTGCTCCCAAACGTACCTCAATGTTCCACGAACCAATCCCCAAGACTTTGCTAGCAGTGCAAAGGTCTCCTTCATATTTGGAGATCCTTCTTTGGACACTGTAAACCCCCAGAATCTGGGCTATCAGAGACTGATGGACGACAGCTCCGAGATCATTGACCATCACAGCCCCATGTACAGGCGTCTGGAGGAGGACTTCAAGATGATGGACGCCATAGAGGACGGGTATCCGTACTCCACTAAAATCTTTGGTCCTGCCGAATGCATCGAGGAGCCGCTTCTGCACGACATCTGCTACGCAGAGACCACGGACGACGCGGAGGACGATGATGACATCAGCTGCGAGGAAGACCTGGTCATGAGTGACATCGATAAGCCAACCTTGTTGTCGCTGTCTGGGtcgagtgatgacatcatcgacTTGACATCACTTCCCCCGCCTCCGGAGGGTGCAGATAACGAGGAGGACAACGATGTCCTCCTGGATTCTCTGAACTTGGCCATCGCCGCCCCTCCCCCAGGATTCAGGGACAGTTCCGACGAAGACGAGCAGCCGGGGGTCGGCAAACAAGGGCCCCAGGGGGCCTGCGACGTTATCCCTGTGTCGCTCATTGATTCGGTGCCCACCCACCGTGCAGAGGGACCTGTGGAGCCGCTGGACACGGCAATGGTGTCCACTTTGCAGGCTCTAGAAGCTCTTGCTGCGTCCGAAGACCAGAGCCCGGCACAGTCGGAGAGCAGCCCAG GTGTAGAAATATCAAGAGCATTCAGTCCCGAGTCGTCAGATTCTggaaatgaaacaaactcgTCTGAGATGACAGAGAGCTCAGAGCTGGCCGCCGCCCAGCGTCACTCCGATAACCACCTGAGGATGAGTTCCTGCATGGCGGAGGGATACCAAGGACACGAGGAGAGGTCGGATGCCAGGAGCGAGCGTGGTGCCAAGACTGTTAAGCAGAACCAAGAGGACCCCAAATCCTCTGCTGTCGCCCCGTCCCAGCTTTGCCACTCAGACGGTGGCGAGATGGAACCGGAAACGATGGAGATCAAATCAGTCAGTGAATACTTCACGAAGATGCACATGAGCTCCATGATGAGTCGGCAGAGAGGGAAGCAGAGGGAGCCGGAGAGCAGGATCCACCGAGACTCCTCAGACAGGTCACATGGGACCTGTCAGGACATGGCGAGAGAGGAACCGCCTCATCTTGTCGGGAAGTATAATGCCTTCACTGTGAGAGACGCCTACTACATGAACCAGCTGGATTTGGGCCGAACTCACTTCAAAGAGAGACATCAAAAATGGCAGCAGCGAGAGCCGGTGAACAAAATGGAGAGAGAGAATCCTGCTCCAGAATGTGTGAACGAGTCACAAGCTTCCCACACAAACAGGTTGACAGTGAGGGGGGAGAAGCAGGACTCGGAGGATGGGAGCCAGCAGCTACATGCACATCTCCACTCCCCAGCCAAAGGACAAGCGCCCGCTGAGGCAGATGACACCTCGCAACAGGATGGCGAGCAGCAGAAAGTCCGAATCCCCCACTCAGATCAAGAGGCCACGCGGTTGTACGATTATCATGTGAACAAACGTATGTCATCCATCCAGAGTGAGGGCGTGCATTCACTACAGAGCTCACAGTGCTCCTCCATAGACGCCGGTTGTAGCACTGGCAGTAGCAGCTGTGTGACACCGATGGACTCGCCCCTGTGCACCACCGACAACATGCATGTGCTGTCAGAGTCGTCGCTGAAGGGGCTGGCTTACGCCAcggctgaggagaagacaggcaAAGCCGGCCACGTCATCGACCCCACATTGTTGAGGAAGATCCACGCTGTCACCAGTGCCGAGCCGTCGATGGCACGGGAAGGGACCCACAAAAAGATGAAGGAAACCACAG CTTGGACACAGCTGAAGAAGGTTGGGGAAGAGTCATCCTTAGCTCGCTGTAATGAGACCACCGCCACAGCCATGTCACCATCCTCATTACGAAGTAGCACACAGCCCAGCGGCCAAACAGTGGCTGGACCCGAGCCTGACCGACGAGGCATAGACCTCCCCGCAAGCAAATCTTCCTGTGATCTCATGGCCGGCAGCCTCAGGAGGCCTTGCAAGAGCCGCACTCTCAGGAGGACTTGGAGCACCATCATGCCAGGAACCAGAAGCCTGGAGTCACTGTTAGATAAGACCAAAGCTACTCTAGCCGGGCGAGAAGAAGGTCAGAAAGTGTCAGCTAAAGATGCCTCCAAAGTTCAGAAGATATTCTCTGCCAAGGCTTTAGCCCAGAGTTCATTCCAAGCTTCGATCACCTTTGACCCATCAAGTGTGAGGCCGAGAGAGGGGCCTTCTGCTGCCCTGCCACAGTCGAGGTTGGACGGAGCTGAGCGTAGGCGCCATAGGCCCTTCAATTGCTGGTTCACACGGAGCAAAAAAAATTCTGACGACAAAAGCAGAGAGCGAAAATCCACCGTCCACAGCAGCGGGGAGGAAACGAGCGTGGCCGGAAAAGGTGCGGCGACCAGCGGCATGAGCTTGGAAGACAGGCTGTCACGTGTTAACTCCATGAAGGGGAAAACCTACAGCCTACAGACAGGATTTGCACTTGCACAGAGCGATGCCTTAGAGATCATGAACTTGGTGCGCTGCAGTGTCGTGCccaggggtcaggggtcaggggTCGACGAAGACGTCACGCAGCTGCTCATCTCACAGGCCAAAATGTTGAGCAACTCCTGCAGTCAGATGGCTGTGGAGTATCGAAGCCCGGAGGAGTTGCTGCTCACTCTGACGCACAGCTTCCACACACTCTGTTGCCTCGCACAAGCCTGCATGTCACTTTTGGAAGGCCTGGGCGTGGAGAGCGAGCGGCGCCAGGCGGTCGCCATGGTGGACGAGGTGGTCGTCAACTATGTGTGTCTGCTGAAAGCTGCAGAAGAGGCTGCAGTGGTGTCCCCCAGCGATCAGAGTGTGAGCGCCTTGACTCGCCACTCAGCCACCACGTCCACTATTCtaaactcactcactcactttgtGACAACGATGCTCAGCAAATAA